The following nucleotide sequence is from Deinococcota bacterium.
GCGCCCGGCTGGTTGATCGCGCCCTTTCGCGGCTTCTACGGCCTCGTCCTGGCGCCCCAGGACCGCCTCCTCGAGCGGCTCGACCGCGCCATCTTCGCGCGCCTGAGCGGGAAGCAGCCTACAGACGCGCCCGAGGGCTGGCGCTTAGTCTGGAACGGTATGATCTCGACGGCGCCGCTCGTCAACCTGGGCCTCAGCACCCAGCTCGTAGGGCTGAGCCTCTTTCTGCTCATCGGGCTGCCTTACGGCTATGTGATCAGCCTCTTCGTTCAGGCGCTCTACGTCCTCCTCGTCCAGCTCGCGCGGGCGCTGAGCTTCCGGCGCTACCTGAGGCAGCGTGGCTAAAACCCGTGCCTTGGCGACCGTCGGCGCGCTCGTCATCGGCCCGTCGGGGCGGGGGTTGTTCGTCAGGCTGAACGACGAGGCCGAGGCCTACGCCTGGCTCGAGCCCAGGCGCGCGCTAGACTATCCCCTGAACGCGCCCACGCGGACGCTGGTGCGCTTTTTTCTCGAGCGCAAAGATCACCTGGAGGAGTTGGCATGAATGATCCGACCGCCGTTTGTTTTGAGGACCGCTGATGCCGTCCGCCCTCGTCACCGGCTCCGCCAAGGGCATCGGCAAGGCCCTCCTGCTCGCCCTAGCGGAGGACGACTACGACGTGGCGGTGCACTACCGCTCGAGCCTCGAGGAAGCCGAAGGCGTCGCCGAGGAGGCGCGCGGCCACGGGGTCAGGGCACTCGTGCTCCAGGCCGACGTGACAAAACCGGAGGAGGCCCATGGACTCGTTACCGCCGCGCACGAGGAGTTCGGCGGCCTGGACGTGCTCGTCAACAACGTCGGCAACTACCATAAGGGCAAGCTGGCGGAGCACAGCCTGGAAAGCTGGCACGAGATGTTCGACAGCAACCTGCACGCCACCTTCTACACCTGTCAGGCCGCCGTCCCGCTCATGCGGGCGGGCGGGCGCATCCTCAACATCGGCTACGCGGGCGCGCACAACCTGGTCGCCAGACCGGGCGTCGTGGCCTACGCGATCGCCAAGACCGGGGTGATCCTCTACAGCAAGGCGCTCGCTCACGCGGAGGCGAAGCGTGGCATCACCGTCAACGTGATCAGTCCGGGGGTGATGGAGAACAGCGTGACGAAGCCCCCGAAGTTGCCGATGGGCCGCGAGGGCAGCCTGATTGAACTCGTCGCGGCGGCGCGCTACTTCTTGAGCGACGAGGCCCGCTACGTCACCGGCGCCAACTTGGAGGTCGCCGGGGGCTGGAATCTCTAACCCTCGAGCCCAAAGCGGCGAGCGCGTACACGGCTTGACCGAGGCCACGACCCCCGTCGCGTAGTCTAGACGATGTCGCATAGGCTTAATGACAAAAGGCTGAACGACAAAAGGCTGAACGACAAAAGAACGATAGCTGGACGACAAGGAGATGACGATGAACGACTCGAGCTACGATTTTTTGATCATCGGCGGCGGCCAGGCCGGGATTCCCCTAGCGCAGGCGCTCGCCAAGGCCGGCAGGCGCGTCGCCCTGGCCGAGCGCAAGCACCTAGGCGGCTCCTGCGTCAACTTCGGCTGCACGCCCACCAAGGCCGTCCTGGCCTCGGCGCGAGTAGCCCAGCTGGCCCGGCGCGGCGCGGAGTTCGGCTTGGAGATTCCCGAGGTCAGGGTGAACTTCGGGGCCGTCCTAAAGCGTGCCAAGGACATCCTGATGGAGTCGCGCAGTGGGCTCGAGAAGAGCATGGCGGGCGACAACCCCAAGCTCCTGCGCGGTCACGCCCGCTTTACCGGCAAGGCCGCGGGGGGCTTCAGGCTGAGGGTGGGGGAGCAGGAGGTCAGCGCTCAGCAGGTGGTCGTCAACACCGGCACCCGCGACCTCGTCCCGAGGGTCGAGGGACTGGGAGATATCGAGATCATCCACGCCGGCAACTGGCTCGAGCAGGACAGGCTGCCCGAGCACCTGGTCGTCATGGGCGGCGGCTATATCGGCGTCGAGATGAGCCAGTTCTACCGCCGCATGGGCAGCCGGGTGACGGTCGTCGAGGGCAACAGGCAGATTCTGGGCCACGAGGACGAGGAGGTCGCGGAAGCGTTGCGGCGCCTCCTGGAGGCCGAGGGCGTCACCTTCAAGTTGGGCGCCAAGGTCGCTCGCGTCGCGCGCGACGGCGAAGGGATTCGCGTGGCGCTCGAGGGCGACCAGGCTATTGACGCCAGTCACCTCTTCGTCGCCACCGGCCGCAAGCCCAACACCGACGACTTGGGGTTGGGGACCGTCGGCGTCAAGATCACCGACAAGGGCATCCTCGAGGCCGACGAGCGCCTCGCCACCAATGTACCAGGTATCTGGGCCGCGGGCGATGTGCGCGGCGGGCCGATGTTCACCCACACCGCCTACCACGACTACCGGGTGCTCGAGTCACAGCTCCTGGAGGGCGGCGCGCGCACCACCAACCGGGTCGTGCCCTACGCGGTCTTCACCGACCCCGAGCTGGGCCGGGTGGGCATGACCGAGGGGGAAGCGCGCGAGGCCGGCAAGAGGGTCAAGGTCGCGCGTTACGAGATGAAAAAGAACGGCAAGGCGCGCGAGATCGGTGAAAGCGAGGGCTTTATCAAGGTGATCGCGGAAGAGGGCGGCAACAACATCCTCGGCGCGGCAGTGCTCGCCGCCGAGGGCGCCGAGCTGGTGCATATGTACATCGACCTGATGAACGCAGGCGCGCCCTACACGGTCATCCAGAACGCCCTGCACATCCATCCCACCCTGGCCGAAGCGGTGCAGAGCGCGCTCGGCGAGTTCGCTTAGCCAGAGTGCTACAGCCCGACCTCCTACGGCCCGATATCCTACAGCCCGACCTCCTACAGCCCGATATCCGCGACCTGGGCCTGATCGGCGACCGGCGCACGGTCGCGCTGGTCACCAGGGCGCGCGCGGTCGTCTGGTACTGCCCGGGACGCTTCGATGAGCCCTCGCTCCTGGCCGCGCTCCTGGACGCGGGACGGGGCGGAGCCTGGACGCTCGAGGGAGCGGACCTCTCCCCCACGGGCCGCCGCTACCAAGAGGAGAGCGGGGTGCTCGAGACGCGGCTCGCGCTGACGGGAGGCGAGCTGACCCTCACCGACTTCATGCCGCTGGGCGAGAGGACACCGCGCGGTCTCTGCCGGCTCGTTTCCGAGGCGCCGTCTCCGCGCTGGCCGACTTTTTGAGTGAGCACTGGCAGGAGCCCGACTACGGCCCCTGGGAGGAACGCGAAAGGCGGCAATACACCGCCAGCAAGGTGATCGTCGCCTGCGGCCTGGACTCGCTCGCCGACTTTGCCGAAAGCGAGCCGCAGTGGCGACGCTGGCGCGAGGCGGTAGGAACCATCCGCGACTTCGTGGCCCGCGAATGCCTGACCAGCGAGGGCGCCTACGCGGCGGTGGCGGGCGGCGAGGCGGTGGACGTGTCGGCGGCGCTCTTTCCCATCTGGGCCTATACCAAGGCCGACAGTCCGGAGATGCTCGCCACCATGAACGCCCTGGAGCGCGACCATGCGGCGGGCCACCTCTACCGCCGCCACCTCGAGCGCTTTGGTGCCAAGGAGGGCGCCTTTTTGGCCGGCACCCTGTGGGTGGCGCAGTACTGGGTGATGCGCGGCGACCCCAAACGCGCCCAGGCCATTCTGGACGCGGCCCTCGCGGGCGCCAACGATCTCGGCCTCTTCGCCGAGGAGCTCGATCCCGAAAGCGGCGAGATGCTCGGCAACTTCCCGCAGACCTTTGTCCACGCCGCCTTTATCGGCGCGGTGGTGGACCTGAGGGAGAGGCTCGAGCAGGCCTAGTCGGTGCGGGCCGACAGGGACGATTGGTATTCAGCTTGACGGAAATAAAAGAAGCGCTATGCCTAACCTAGATGCCAAGGAGGCGCTATGGATAACACCAACCCTGAACAGTCCGGCAGCAGAGGCGCAAACGCCACCTACCTCTCGAAGGGAGAGGAGAGTGTCACCTTTCCGCCCCAGCGGACGGCGCTCCTCGTCATCGACCCGGTGAACGACTTTCTCTCCGAGGGCGGCGCGGCCTATGAGATGACCAAGTCAACGCTCAAGATGGTGAACGTCATCGAGAACCTAAAGCGCGCGATCGAGGGGGCGCGTGCGCGTGGCATCCCCGTTCTCTTCGGCCCCATGGCCTACACCGAAGAAGACTACAAAGAGCACGAGCTGCACCGCCGCAGCGCCATCAACCGCATCATGTACGAACACAAGATGTTCTTAGCGGGCTCCTGGGGCGCCGACTTCCACCCCGACCTGCAACCCGAGGCGGGCGACATCGTGCTCCTGCCCCACAAGAGCTGCGACGTCTTCGTGACCGACCTACCCGAGCACTTGGAGCGCCTTGGCATCACCCATCTGGCGATCGCCGGGATGACCGCCAACCTCTGCTGCGAGAGCACCGGCAGGCACGCCATGGAAGCGGGTTACGACGTCACCTTCCTCTCCGACGCCATCGGCTCGACCAACGTCCCCTCCTACGAGGCCGCCATCCACATCAACTTCCCGATGCTCACCAACGGCATTATGAAGGCTGAGGAGTTTTTGGAGGCCTTGGACGCTTCGGCCGAGGCCCGCACCGCGGTCCAGGAGGGCGACACCGTCCTCGGCTCGGACCACGGCGAGATCGGTACGGTCAAGGAGGTCGCTCAGGCAAGCGGCGACAGCGAAGCCTATATGCTAGTGCCCCGCGGCATGATCTTCCACAGCGACACCTACATTCCCCTGGAGACCGTGGTGAGGCGTTCGGGCAC
It contains:
- the tmpR gene encoding bifunctional dihydropteridine reductase/dihydrofolate reductase TmpR; the encoded protein is MPSALVTGSAKGIGKALLLALAEDDYDVAVHYRSSLEEAEGVAEEARGHGVRALVLQADVTKPEEAHGLVTAAHEEFGGLDVLVNNVGNYHKGKLAEHSLESWHEMFDSNLHATFYTCQAAVPLMRAGGRILNIGYAGAHNLVARPGVVAYAIAKTGVILYSKALAHAEAKRGITVNVISPGVMENSVTKPPKLPMGREGSLIELVAAARYFLSDEARYVTGANLEVAGGWNL
- a CDS encoding mercuric reductase, with product MNDSSYDFLIIGGGQAGIPLAQALAKAGRRVALAERKHLGGSCVNFGCTPTKAVLASARVAQLARRGAEFGLEIPEVRVNFGAVLKRAKDILMESRSGLEKSMAGDNPKLLRGHARFTGKAAGGFRLRVGEQEVSAQQVVVNTGTRDLVPRVEGLGDIEIIHAGNWLEQDRLPEHLVVMGGGYIGVEMSQFYRRMGSRVTVVEGNRQILGHEDEEVAEALRRLLEAEGVTFKLGAKVARVARDGEGIRVALEGDQAIDASHLFVATGRKPNTDDLGLGTVGVKITDKGILEADERLATNVPGIWAAGDVRGGPMFTHTAYHDYRVLESQLLEGGARTTNRVVPYAVFTDPELGRVGMTEGEAREAGKRVKVARYEMKKNGKAREIGESEGFIKVIAEEGGNNILGAAVLAAEGAELVHMYIDLMNAGAPYTVIQNALHIHPTLAEAVQSALGEFA
- a CDS encoding DUF5911 domain-containing protein, coding for MLQPDLLRPDILQPDLLQPDIRDLGLIGDRRTVALVTRARAVVWYCPGRFDEPSLLAALLDAGRGGAWTLEGADLSPTGRRYQEESGVLETRLALTGGELTLTDFMPLGERTPRGLCRLVSEAPSPRWPTF
- a CDS encoding glycoside hydrolase family 15 protein; this translates as MSEHWQEPDYGPWEERERRQYTASKVIVACGLDSLADFAESEPQWRRWREAVGTIRDFVARECLTSEGAYAAVAGGEAVDVSAALFPIWAYTKADSPEMLATMNALERDHAAGHLYRRHLERFGAKEGAFLAGTLWVAQYWVMRGDPKRAQAILDAALAGANDLGLFAEELDPESGEMLGNFPQTFVHAAFIGAVVDLRERLEQA
- a CDS encoding cysteine hydrolase encodes the protein MDNTNPEQSGSRGANATYLSKGEESVTFPPQRTALLVIDPVNDFLSEGGAAYEMTKSTLKMVNVIENLKRAIEGARARGIPVLFGPMAYTEEDYKEHELHRRSAINRIMYEHKMFLAGSWGADFHPDLQPEAGDIVLLPHKSCDVFVTDLPEHLERLGITHLAIAGMTANLCCESTGRHAMEAGYDVTFLSDAIGSTNVPSYEAAIHINFPMLTNGIMKAEEFLEALDASAEARTAVQEGDTVLGSDHGEIGTVKEVAQASGDSEAYMLVPRGMIFHSDTYIPLETVVRRSGTAVFVNVPKIVVGTMPWQEPPTRRTTEEKQGLPAAEVDKLYGSRAPTRHQGSAQTERS